Proteins co-encoded in one Kribbella solani genomic window:
- a CDS encoding cupin domain-containing protein: MGELYRGFERELLVPLWTQIGDLMPMAPQSKAQPHLWRWDQLLPLAERAGELVPVGRGGERRAIALANPGLGGKPFAAPTLWAAIQYLNPGEDAPVHRHTQNAFRFVIEGEGVWTVVDGDPVAMRRGDFLPQPGWNWHGHHNSSDRPMAWLDGLDIPFQYFTDATFFEFGPDEVETREAPHHSRSERLWSHPGLRPLSLIRPTPATPLLAYRWEHTDRALAEQLALEAEGYDVTVEPGHAAVRFTNPATGGDVMPTLRAEFHRLAPDTATTPVREVGASVYQIFEGEGEVSVAGRKWQTSRGDLFVVPSWQPLAIETSTGLDLFRFSDAPIIERLELHRGRVEEANR, encoded by the coding sequence TTGGGGGAGTTGTATCGGGGGTTCGAGCGGGAGTTGCTGGTTCCGCTCTGGACGCAGATCGGGGACCTGATGCCGATGGCCCCGCAGTCCAAAGCCCAGCCGCATCTCTGGCGCTGGGACCAGCTCTTGCCGCTGGCCGAGCGGGCCGGCGAACTAGTGCCGGTCGGCCGCGGCGGGGAGCGGCGTGCGATCGCGCTGGCGAACCCGGGTCTCGGCGGCAAACCGTTCGCCGCGCCGACGCTCTGGGCCGCGATCCAGTACCTCAACCCGGGCGAGGACGCGCCCGTCCACCGGCACACCCAGAACGCGTTCCGTTTCGTCATCGAGGGCGAAGGCGTCTGGACGGTTGTCGACGGTGACCCGGTCGCCATGCGCCGCGGCGACTTCCTGCCGCAGCCCGGCTGGAACTGGCACGGTCACCACAACAGCTCAGATCGCCCGATGGCCTGGCTCGACGGCCTGGACATCCCGTTCCAGTACTTCACCGACGCGACGTTCTTCGAGTTCGGACCTGACGAGGTCGAGACCCGCGAAGCACCACACCACTCTCGATCGGAACGCCTCTGGAGCCACCCCGGTCTACGCCCACTCAGCCTGATCCGCCCAACCCCGGCGACGCCGCTGCTCGCATACCGCTGGGAACACACCGACCGTGCGTTGGCGGAGCAACTCGCGCTCGAAGCCGAGGGCTATGACGTGACGGTCGAGCCGGGTCATGCCGCCGTGCGCTTCACCAACCCGGCGACGGGTGGCGACGTGATGCCGACCCTGCGGGCCGAGTTCCACCGGCTGGCACCCGACACCGCGACCACGCCGGTCCGCGAGGTCGGAGCTTCGGTATACCAAATTTTCGAGGGCGAGGGTGAGGTCTCCGTGGCCGGCAGAAAATGGCAGACCAGCCGTGGTGACCTGTTCGTGGTGCCGTCCTGGCAGCCGCTCGCCATCGAAACCAGCACCGGCCTGGACCTGTTCCGGTTCAGCGACGCCCCGATCATCGAGCGCCTGGAACTGCATCGCGGGCGCGTCGAGGAGGCCAACCGATGA
- a CDS encoding IclR family transcriptional regulator — MKNRPAYAIDSVDHALVLAQMLRHEGQLRVSEAAERLGVSPSTAHRLLAMLVYRDFAERSDDRRYFPGRMLRPAPVTEAPLAVLRRVAGPHLRALTDRVGETSNLVVVVGTETRFVMTTECTRPLRVGDRMGQTLPAHLTAGGQALLAAVPPAELASLYETSADVDLRRLRRELALVRKRGFAINDQRTETGVTAVSLPIPNAAARPEAAITLAMPTARFNRTQLPDWITHLASTATQIKADLTT, encoded by the coding sequence ATGAAGAATCGGCCGGCGTACGCGATTGATTCGGTGGATCATGCGCTGGTGCTGGCGCAGATGCTGCGGCACGAGGGGCAGTTGCGGGTGAGTGAGGCGGCGGAGCGGCTCGGGGTGTCGCCGTCGACGGCGCATCGGTTGCTGGCGATGCTGGTGTACCGCGACTTCGCCGAGCGGTCGGACGATCGCCGGTACTTCCCGGGCCGGATGCTGCGGCCGGCGCCGGTCACCGAGGCTCCGCTCGCGGTGCTGCGCCGCGTCGCCGGGCCGCATCTGCGCGCGCTGACCGACCGCGTCGGCGAGACGTCGAACCTCGTGGTGGTCGTCGGCACGGAGACCCGCTTCGTGATGACGACGGAATGTACGCGGCCGTTGCGCGTGGGGGACCGGATGGGTCAAACGCTGCCCGCGCACTTGACCGCCGGAGGCCAGGCGCTGCTCGCCGCGGTGCCGCCGGCCGAGCTCGCTTCCTTGTACGAGACCTCGGCGGACGTGGATCTGCGAAGACTGCGCCGGGAGCTGGCGCTGGTACGCAAACGTGGTTTCGCGATCAACGATCAACGCACCGAAACCGGTGTGACGGCGGTCAGTTTGCCGATCCCCAACGCAGCGGCCAGACCGGAGGCCGCGATCACCCTGGCCATGCCCACCGCCCGCTTCAACCGCACCCAACTCCCCGACTGGATCACCCACCTCGCGTCAACCGCCACCCAAATCAAAGCGGACCTCACCACCTGA
- a CDS encoding fumarylacetoacetate hydrolase family protein, which produces MRLATIRTANGTRAARQTPNAFIELGYADVGELLTRADWPTYAAETAGAAHPLSVGLAPLVPRPGKILCVGLNYRTHILEMGRDLPAHPTLFAKFAEALIGPYDPVELAPESSCVDWEAELAVVIGRTVRRATEAQAAAAIAGFTVLNDVTMRDWQFRTKEWLQGKTFEATTPLGPVLVTPDELPGGVRPELPISCTVNDELMQKADTADLLFTPTDLVRYASTILTLRPGDVIATGTPSGVGHARTPARYLADGDVLSTEITGIGHLENLVRKI; this is translated from the coding sequence ATGAGACTCGCGACCATCCGTACCGCCAACGGCACCCGCGCCGCGCGCCAGACCCCCAACGCGTTCATCGAACTCGGGTACGCGGATGTCGGCGAGCTGCTGACGCGTGCCGACTGGCCGACGTACGCGGCCGAAACCGCCGGCGCGGCGCATCCGCTGAGCGTGGGCCTGGCACCGCTCGTACCGCGCCCGGGCAAGATCCTGTGCGTGGGACTGAACTACCGCACCCACATCCTGGAGATGGGCCGCGACCTGCCGGCCCATCCGACCCTCTTCGCGAAGTTCGCCGAAGCGCTGATCGGACCGTACGACCCGGTCGAGCTGGCGCCCGAGTCGTCCTGCGTGGACTGGGAGGCCGAGCTGGCCGTCGTGATCGGCCGCACCGTACGCCGCGCGACCGAAGCTCAGGCAGCCGCGGCGATTGCCGGTTTCACCGTACTGAACGATGTCACGATGCGCGATTGGCAGTTCCGTACGAAGGAATGGCTGCAGGGGAAGACGTTCGAAGCCACCACGCCGCTCGGTCCGGTACTCGTGACGCCGGACGAACTTCCAGGTGGCGTACGCCCGGAGCTGCCGATCAGCTGCACGGTCAACGACGAGCTGATGCAAAAGGCGGACACCGCTGACCTGCTCTTCACACCGACGGACCTGGTCCGGTATGCATCGACGATCCTCACGTTGCGTCCAGGAGATGTGATCGCCACCGGTACGCCGAGCGGTGTCGGCCACGCTCGTACGCCGGCCCGCTATCTCGCCGATGGGGACGTGCTGAGCACCGAGATCACCGGTATCGGCCACCTCGAGAACCTGGTCCGGAAGATTTAG
- a CDS encoding PucR family transcriptional regulator produces the protein MPQLLTHDVAGLLDRQSRLQLTLLAGPGQSRSIRRASGVRTLRDLDQARPGSIAVVLEPLGTDVGGYAMDVAIRQADQLGLAAIVLDSPYELSLTARHLAGRAKLPVIGSSATRAGAEILLRVDRFLRGGAAEVLARADAAIRAARDATASGTPDPIGAVLDAASASLGCRLNLIEHAPDDPLAPGAVVLGEQAVAEVTCAPRDEATEVVLPAVAALVSRMRQRELNQRFAPSMTRAELILRIVLSEHAQLPQLTDQAYRIGLQIQYTHVATWLRVDPVPNGSGEPAGPVERRRLLGDLELSVLQSLHAKPGTWHVLSLDGALLVLRSEPDPGAGFCRQVHAEMSGLVTGLADRDDVTVTAGLGTARPGADGIRQSTAEAQVTADGAAAAGRRGTVNDTDPSGLRRILTELYAAPLTRNLLAELLAPLDALGPERSRTAIHTLSAYFDAQGSPKQTARKLHLHPNAVSYRLRWIAEALGTDLGDADTRFALQLACRLRLLASTPDSLPGCHRR, from the coding sequence ATGCCACAACTCCTGACCCATGATGTCGCCGGCCTCCTCGATCGGCAGTCGAGGCTGCAACTCACCTTGCTGGCCGGCCCCGGGCAGAGCCGATCGATCCGCCGAGCCAGTGGCGTGCGGACATTACGCGACCTCGACCAGGCTCGCCCGGGCAGCATCGCGGTCGTACTCGAACCGCTGGGAACCGATGTCGGCGGGTACGCGATGGACGTGGCGATCCGTCAGGCCGACCAGTTGGGACTGGCCGCGATCGTGCTCGACTCGCCGTACGAGTTGTCGCTGACCGCGCGGCATCTGGCCGGCCGCGCGAAGCTGCCGGTGATCGGGTCTTCGGCGACGCGGGCCGGCGCCGAGATCCTGCTCCGGGTCGACCGCTTCCTCCGTGGCGGCGCCGCGGAGGTGCTGGCCCGCGCCGACGCCGCGATCCGCGCCGCCCGGGACGCGACGGCTTCCGGTACACCCGATCCGATCGGGGCCGTGCTCGACGCCGCGTCGGCCTCGCTCGGCTGCCGGCTGAACCTGATCGAGCACGCGCCGGACGACCCACTGGCTCCGGGCGCGGTGGTGCTCGGCGAACAGGCCGTCGCCGAGGTCACCTGTGCACCGCGGGACGAGGCGACCGAGGTCGTACTGCCCGCGGTCGCGGCGCTCGTGTCCAGGATGCGGCAGCGTGAGCTGAACCAGCGGTTCGCGCCGTCGATGACACGTGCGGAACTGATCCTGCGGATCGTGCTGTCCGAGCACGCGCAGCTTCCGCAACTGACTGATCAGGCGTATCGCATCGGCCTTCAGATCCAATACACGCATGTGGCGACGTGGCTGCGAGTCGATCCCGTGCCGAACGGTTCGGGCGAGCCGGCCGGGCCGGTCGAGCGGCGGCGGCTGCTCGGTGACCTCGAGCTGAGCGTGCTGCAGTCACTGCACGCCAAGCCGGGGACCTGGCACGTCCTCAGTCTGGACGGTGCGCTGCTGGTCCTGCGCTCGGAGCCGGATCCAGGTGCTGGGTTCTGCCGCCAGGTGCACGCGGAGATGTCCGGCCTTGTCACCGGCCTGGCCGACCGCGACGACGTCACCGTTACCGCTGGGCTCGGTACCGCGCGGCCGGGAGCCGACGGGATCCGGCAATCCACCGCCGAAGCGCAGGTCACCGCGGACGGAGCGGCCGCGGCCGGCCGGCGTGGCACGGTCAACGACACCGATCCAAGTGGACTGCGCCGGATCCTTACCGAGCTCTACGCGGCGCCGCTGACCCGGAATCTGCTCGCCGAACTGCTCGCGCCGCTGGACGCGCTCGGTCCGGAACGCTCCCGGACGGCGATCCACACCCTGTCCGCGTACTTCGACGCCCAGGGCTCACCGAAGCAGACCGCACGGAAGCTGCACCTGCACCCGAACGCGGTCAGTTACCGGCTGCGCTGGATCGCCGAGGCGCTCGGCACCGACCTCGGCGACGCCGACACCAGATTCGCACTGCAACTCGCCTGCCGACTGCGCCTGCTGGCCAGCACGCCGGACTCGCTGCCCGGCTGCCACCGGCGCTGA
- a CDS encoding hydantoinase/oxoprolinase N-terminal domain-containing protein: MDETELTIGIDVGGTNTDAVVLDSADRIRTWTKQPTSDDVTSGMNAALVRVLDELGADAGRVGRVMLGTTHATNAILQRRGLGRVAALRIGAPATTGVPPLATWPADLADAVVVDSSIVAGGYFFDGLPVVPLDLDAVRSFFGSLAGTVDAVAVTGMFSPAIADQELTVAAVARELLGADVPVSLSHEIGSLGLIERENATVLNAALYSAAGEVTGALRTVLAERGIDAAAYFAQNDGTLMALDYATRYPVLTIGSGPANSIRGAAYLSGVADAIIVDVGGTSTDLGVLVNGFPRESALSTEIGGISTNFRMPDILSLAFGGGTVVSGTGQEPRIGPESVGHRITSAAMAFGGNTPTLTDAAVLAGRGRIGAAWPGGWSAPTRTLLSTALSAFDQAIEDAVERVSLGKADRPLIAVGGGAFLVADQVEGASEVLRPERAGVANAVGAAIAQAGGRWEALVPAGAGRDEGIEHSCGTAIRRAVEAGADPRTVKVVEITETPLSYLTQPALRVNVVAAGPLSRL; this comes from the coding sequence ATGGACGAGACAGAGCTGACGATCGGCATAGACGTTGGTGGCACCAACACGGACGCGGTCGTGCTGGACAGTGCGGACCGGATCCGGACCTGGACGAAGCAGCCGACCAGCGACGATGTCACCAGCGGTATGAACGCGGCGCTCGTCCGGGTGCTCGACGAGCTCGGCGCGGATGCCGGGCGAGTCGGCCGGGTGATGCTCGGTACGACCCACGCGACCAATGCGATCCTGCAACGCCGTGGCCTCGGCCGGGTCGCGGCGCTGCGGATCGGCGCGCCCGCGACGACCGGAGTTCCACCGCTGGCGACTTGGCCGGCCGACCTGGCCGATGCCGTCGTGGTGGACTCGTCGATCGTGGCGGGTGGGTACTTCTTCGACGGCCTGCCGGTCGTTCCACTGGACCTGGACGCGGTCAGGAGCTTCTTCGGCTCGCTGGCCGGAACGGTCGACGCGGTGGCAGTGACGGGGATGTTCAGCCCGGCGATCGCCGATCAGGAGCTGACGGTTGCCGCGGTCGCGCGCGAGCTCCTCGGCGCGGACGTGCCGGTCTCACTCAGCCATGAGATCGGCTCGCTCGGACTGATCGAGCGGGAGAACGCAACGGTGCTGAACGCCGCGCTGTACTCCGCCGCCGGCGAGGTCACCGGTGCGCTGCGGACCGTACTCGCCGAGCGTGGCATCGACGCGGCCGCGTACTTCGCGCAGAACGACGGGACCCTGATGGCGCTCGACTACGCCACCCGCTATCCGGTGCTGACGATCGGCTCCGGACCGGCGAACTCGATCCGTGGCGCCGCGTACCTGTCCGGGGTGGCGGACGCGATCATCGTCGATGTCGGCGGTACGTCCACCGACCTCGGCGTACTGGTCAACGGCTTTCCCCGCGAATCCGCGCTCAGCACCGAGATCGGCGGTATCAGCACGAACTTCCGGATGCCGGACATTCTCAGTCTGGCTTTCGGTGGCGGCACCGTCGTGTCCGGAACCGGGCAGGAACCACGGATCGGACCGGAGTCGGTCGGGCACCGGATCACCTCGGCGGCGATGGCGTTCGGCGGCAACACACCGACGCTGACCGACGCGGCCGTGTTGGCGGGCCGCGGCCGAATCGGTGCGGCCTGGCCGGGCGGTTGGTCCGCGCCGACCCGGACGCTGCTCAGTACCGCACTGAGCGCTTTCGACCAGGCCATCGAGGACGCGGTGGAGCGGGTGTCGCTCGGTAAGGCGGATCGGCCGCTGATCGCGGTCGGCGGTGGCGCCTTCCTCGTCGCTGACCAGGTCGAGGGCGCCTCCGAAGTACTCCGTCCCGAGCGCGCCGGGGTAGCGAACGCGGTCGGCGCGGCGATCGCCCAGGCCGGCGGCCGCTGGGAGGCGCTCGTTCCGGCCGGGGCCGGCCGGGACGAGGGCATCGAGCACTCCTGCGGCACCGCCATCCGGCGCGCCGTCGAGGCCGGGGCGGACCCGCGTACGGTCAAGGTGGTCGAGATCACCGAGACACCGTTGTCGTACCTGACCCAGCCCGCGCTCCGGGTGAACGTTGTTGCCGCAGGCCCCTTGAGCCGGCTGTAG
- a CDS encoding nuclear transport factor 2 family protein: MTAPELIEAATRFVAEAQRMTNERDADGIRQVFAPDARWDATLDGLIIHADGIDEICRGWATMCRFMAKRGLYVEKTLVAVDGSTIVNEWRGVIAGRAGARGIEVWRRNGLGLVTDQRLYGFLDARPDSSLVQNLRMLVAHPRTALAFAASRHC; the protein is encoded by the coding sequence ATGACTGCACCCGAACTGATCGAAGCTGCGACCAGGTTCGTCGCCGAAGCGCAAAGGATGACCAATGAGCGTGATGCTGACGGTATCCGCCAGGTGTTCGCGCCGGACGCGCGGTGGGACGCGACGCTCGACGGGCTGATCATCCACGCCGACGGTATCGACGAGATCTGCCGCGGCTGGGCGACGATGTGCCGCTTCATGGCGAAACGCGGGCTGTACGTCGAGAAGACGCTGGTCGCCGTGGACGGGTCGACCATTGTGAACGAGTGGCGTGGCGTCATCGCCGGCCGCGCTGGTGCGCGCGGTATCGAGGTCTGGCGGCGCAACGGCCTGGGTCTCGTCACCGACCAGCGCCTGTACGGCTTCCTCGACGCCCGCCCCGATTCGAGCCTCGTTCAGAACCTACGGATGCTGGTAGCACACCCACGCACGGCACTCGCCTTCGCCGCGAGCCGCCACTGCTGA
- a CDS encoding DUF917 domain-containing protein, protein MHPTQATQLTQMTEADLPAFTRGCAVLGTGGGGAVANAVPFLAQALRRFGPVPVARVEDLGDDELVVPLGGIGAPTVAMEMPGNAEQPRLICEEIEQLTGRRIAAVMSAEIGGGNGLGPILWATQLGVPMLDADGMGRAFPEVQMTSMHLAGITLNPTVLADVLGQVSTLRPADAAWAERQARALCVASGGMALIATYLMTAAQARGAVIEGSVSAAVRIGRSVQGPDPLAGLMAELGARCLIEGKVRDVNRTTGGGFVRGSVTIEGTGSCRGRMLRVELQNENLAVIESGEVLATVPDLITMVDPQTASAISTEMLRYGQRVALLAWPCHPLWRSPRALDLVGPRAFGYDLDYHPVEDRPSPAH, encoded by the coding sequence ATGCATCCGACTCAGGCCACTCAGCTCACCCAGATGACCGAGGCCGACCTGCCCGCGTTCACCCGCGGCTGTGCTGTCCTCGGCACCGGCGGAGGCGGCGCGGTGGCGAACGCGGTGCCGTTCCTGGCGCAGGCCCTGCGCAGATTCGGACCCGTCCCGGTGGCGCGGGTGGAGGACCTCGGCGACGACGAGCTGGTCGTCCCGCTCGGTGGGATCGGCGCGCCGACGGTGGCGATGGAGATGCCCGGCAATGCGGAGCAGCCGAGGTTGATCTGTGAAGAGATCGAGCAGCTCACCGGCCGGCGGATCGCGGCGGTGATGTCGGCCGAAATCGGTGGCGGCAACGGTCTGGGACCGATCCTGTGGGCGACACAGCTTGGTGTGCCAATGCTCGATGCCGATGGGATGGGACGTGCCTTTCCCGAAGTGCAGATGACGTCCATGCATCTGGCCGGCATCACGTTGAATCCGACCGTGCTGGCCGACGTTCTCGGCCAGGTGAGTACGCTGCGGCCGGCCGACGCGGCCTGGGCGGAGCGGCAGGCCCGGGCCTTGTGCGTCGCGAGTGGTGGGATGGCGTTGATCGCCACCTACCTGATGACGGCCGCGCAGGCGCGGGGCGCGGTGATCGAGGGCAGCGTCTCGGCCGCGGTGCGGATCGGGCGCAGCGTCCAGGGTCCCGATCCGCTGGCCGGGCTGATGGCCGAACTCGGTGCCCGGTGCCTGATCGAGGGCAAGGTCCGCGACGTCAACCGGACTACCGGTGGTGGTTTCGTGCGCGGTTCGGTGACGATCGAAGGCACCGGAAGCTGCCGGGGCCGGATGCTCAGGGTCGAACTGCAGAACGAGAATCTCGCCGTGATCGAGTCCGGCGAGGTGCTCGCGACCGTGCCGGATCTGATCACCATGGTCGACCCGCAGACCGCGTCGGCGATCTCCACCGAGATGCTCCGGTACGGACAGCGGGTCGCATTGCTCGCCTGGCCCTGCCACCCCCTCTGGCGGTCGCCACGAGCACTCGACCTGGTCGGCCCAAGAGCCTTCGGCTACGACCTCGACTACCACCCGGTTGAGGACCGCCCCTCCCCAGCGCACTGA
- a CDS encoding MFS transporter → MMQDPGRPVGRTADGDRVLGGVVVMLCLTAGVMGALETVLVPALPLLQRELSFSPTDSALLVTLFTLSGAVATPMVGRLADIYGPIRVLRVVAAVTGLGGLLSAVGSTLTMLIVGQVLQGCGYGIFPLGLALLWRLNPGRAKVAVGLLVGSVGVGGGLGLVVSGLTADNLGRHLMFAIPTVVFLACVGGLLLVTPRQPIEPAVRRRGLDWLGLTLLAGPFIALNLVLNKGLRWGWGSWALLAYAGLGILGLLRIKGRRRDPFIDTALLRRRTVALVCLAALLTSVSTGMTFFLIPQLVSLPAGRGPGFGATVTEAGLYLAPFTMIGLMMGPIAGWLDDRWGTQRALVLAAMVAAGGFGALVVAHDQPWHLLVWLGVAGAGAAVSFTGQMNAVLAAVPTEQAGIATGLIQFTRGIGSVIGVQLAARVMARHLPPLTHRPDETGFVTGFVIAAGVFGVSALVVAGLRPRQARRFAAYHFLS, encoded by the coding sequence ATGATGCAGGACCCCGGCCGGCCGGTAGGCCGTACCGCCGATGGTGATCGCGTGCTCGGTGGTGTGGTTGTCATGTTGTGTCTCACCGCCGGTGTTATGGGCGCGCTGGAGACAGTACTGGTCCCGGCGCTCCCACTACTGCAGCGCGAACTGTCGTTCTCGCCGACCGATTCGGCCCTACTGGTAACCCTCTTCACCCTTTCCGGCGCGGTCGCGACCCCAATGGTCGGCCGGCTTGCGGACATCTACGGCCCGATCAGAGTGTTACGCGTCGTCGCGGCCGTCACCGGGCTCGGCGGCTTGCTCTCGGCGGTCGGCTCGACCCTGACTATGCTGATCGTCGGTCAGGTGCTGCAAGGATGCGGCTACGGCATCTTCCCGCTGGGCCTCGCGTTGCTGTGGCGGCTCAACCCAGGCCGAGCAAAGGTGGCCGTTGGGCTGCTCGTCGGTTCGGTCGGAGTCGGCGGCGGGCTGGGCCTGGTGGTGTCCGGGCTGACCGCGGACAACCTGGGCAGGCATCTGATGTTCGCGATCCCGACAGTCGTCTTCCTCGCCTGCGTCGGCGGCCTCCTACTGGTCACTCCGCGGCAGCCGATCGAACCGGCGGTCCGGCGACGTGGCCTCGACTGGCTGGGTCTGACCCTGCTGGCCGGGCCCTTCATTGCGCTGAACCTGGTGCTGAACAAGGGATTGCGGTGGGGATGGGGGTCGTGGGCTTTGCTTGCCTACGCTGGGCTGGGAATCCTCGGGCTGCTCCGGATCAAGGGCCGGCGCCGAGATCCGTTCATCGACACGGCCCTGCTCCGGCGGCGAACCGTGGCTCTCGTCTGCCTGGCCGCCCTGCTGACTAGCGTCAGTACGGGGATGACGTTCTTCCTCATACCGCAGCTGGTCTCGCTACCTGCCGGCCGTGGACCGGGATTCGGCGCGACCGTGACCGAGGCCGGTTTGTACCTCGCGCCGTTCACGATGATCGGCCTGATGATGGGGCCGATCGCAGGTTGGCTGGATGATCGTTGGGGAACCCAACGAGCTCTAGTGCTGGCGGCAATGGTGGCCGCGGGCGGTTTCGGCGCGCTGGTGGTGGCACATGATCAGCCCTGGCACCTACTGGTTTGGCTGGGTGTGGCCGGTGCGGGCGCGGCGGTGTCGTTTACCGGGCAGATGAATGCCGTGCTCGCCGCGGTACCTACCGAGCAGGCCGGTATCGCGACCGGACTGATCCAGTTCACCCGCGGGATCGGCAGTGTCATCGGCGTGCAACTCGCGGCCAGGGTGATGGCACGGCACCTGCCGCCGCTGACGCACCGGCCGGACGAGACCGGATTCGTGACCGGGTTCGTGATCGCGGCCGGCGTGTTCGGGGTATCGGCGCTGGTCGTGGCCGGCTTGCGACCGCGCCAGGCGCGACGGTTCGCGGCCTATCATTTTCTGTCATGA
- a CDS encoding alpha/beta fold hydrolase has translation MANLKQSELELDGRQIQYLEGGTGEPLVFLHAVGGSVPGAPFLEQLAGNFHVYAPSAPGFDGSTGAVGSIVEVADVFAAFVKQVTDQPVQLVGESFGAVCALWLAARHPEAVRNLVAVAPFAFLPPGPPPRPLPPKELALRNFGPAPAVPDGFFTPEAGQQRARNAGQGVPLLKGNDPEVFRAALGKIEAPTLVLWSTEDQQVPPALATIYQDAIPRCSATFLPDSAHSLTLSATERFVPLVADFLATGELFVASVPGESR, from the coding sequence ATGGCCAACCTCAAGCAGTCCGAGCTGGAGCTGGACGGCAGACAAATCCAGTACCTGGAAGGCGGAACGGGCGAGCCGCTCGTCTTCCTGCACGCCGTCGGTGGATCGGTGCCGGGCGCGCCGTTCCTGGAACAGCTGGCCGGCAACTTCCACGTGTACGCGCCGTCCGCGCCCGGTTTCGACGGCAGCACCGGCGCGGTGGGCTCGATCGTCGAGGTTGCCGACGTGTTCGCCGCGTTCGTCAAGCAGGTAACGGATCAGCCGGTCCAGCTGGTCGGTGAATCGTTCGGCGCGGTCTGCGCGCTGTGGCTGGCCGCCCGGCACCCGGAGGCGGTCCGCAACTTGGTCGCCGTGGCGCCGTTCGCCTTCCTCCCACCCGGCCCGCCGCCGCGGCCGCTGCCGCCGAAAGAACTTGCCCTGCGCAACTTCGGCCCGGCGCCGGCCGTACCGGACGGGTTCTTCACGCCGGAAGCGGGACAGCAGCGGGCCCGCAACGCCGGCCAGGGCGTGCCGTTGCTCAAGGGCAACGATCCCGAGGTCTTCCGGGCCGCTCTCGGCAAGATCGAGGCACCGACGTTGGTGCTCTGGAGCACCGAGGACCAGCAGGTACCGCCGGCTCTCGCAACGATCTACCAGGACGCGATCCCGCGCTGCTCGGCCACGTTCCTGCCTGACAGCGCGCACTCGCTGACGCTGTCGGCGACCGAGCGGTTCGTACCGTTGGTGGCCGATTTCCTGGCCACCGGCGAACTGTTCGTCGCGAGCGTGCCGGGGGAGTCGCGGTGA
- a CDS encoding LLM class flavin-dependent oxidoreductase — protein MKASFFTLMPYAPLRELPTRWPTSNAQFDPARSVACYQETLDAAAYAEQLGFDWVACAEHHYSSHAMCPNASVMATALAQRTSTAKIAILGARIPLANPVQLAEEYAMVDNLSGGRLIAGLLRGTPYEYLVSGVSPTLSRPRFVEAYDLMLKTWTHPGPFGWEGVHFQNRVVSAWPRPVQQPLPPIFVSGSSKESAIFAARRGAGIGLAFTTIAAAAESARTYRETAREAGTETSPDDVLYQADIYVSDNDEKALAEIEPHFRYADNVAHPMLRMTGLAGSRGMFGGSGATGGRFRDIVAERLNQGLPARIEMGQIFCGGPDSVAAQIRKIREDVGAGVVNLIFQIGDLPQDRVLRSMKLFADEVLPQIRQL, from the coding sequence GTGAAGGCGTCGTTCTTCACGCTGATGCCGTACGCGCCGCTGCGTGAACTCCCGACGCGCTGGCCGACGTCCAACGCGCAGTTCGATCCGGCCCGCTCGGTGGCGTGCTACCAAGAAACCCTCGACGCGGCCGCGTACGCCGAGCAGCTCGGCTTCGACTGGGTCGCCTGTGCCGAGCACCATTATTCCTCGCACGCCATGTGCCCGAACGCGAGCGTGATGGCGACGGCGCTGGCGCAGCGGACGAGCACGGCGAAGATCGCGATCCTGGGCGCGCGGATTCCGCTGGCGAATCCGGTGCAGCTCGCCGAGGAGTACGCGATGGTCGACAATCTCAGCGGTGGCCGGCTGATCGCGGGTCTGTTGCGCGGCACGCCCTATGAGTACCTGGTGTCCGGCGTGTCACCGACGTTGTCCCGCCCGCGGTTCGTCGAGGCGTACGACCTGATGCTCAAGACCTGGACCCACCCCGGCCCGTTCGGCTGGGAAGGCGTGCACTTCCAGAACCGGGTGGTGTCTGCCTGGCCGCGTCCGGTCCAGCAGCCGCTGCCGCCGATCTTCGTCTCCGGTTCGAGCAAGGAGTCGGCGATCTTCGCCGCGCGGCGTGGGGCCGGCATCGGACTCGCGTTCACGACCATCGCGGCCGCCGCGGAGTCGGCGCGTACGTACCGGGAGACCGCCCGCGAAGCCGGCACCGAGACGAGCCCGGACGACGTGCTGTACCAGGCCGACATCTACGTCTCGGACAACGACGAGAAGGCACTCGCCGAGATCGAGCCGCACTTCCGGTACGCGGACAACGTCGCGCATCCGATGCTGCGGATGACCGGACTCGCCGGCAGCCGTGGCATGTTCGGCGGCAGCGGCGCGACCGGCGGCCGGTTCCGTGACATCGTCGCCGAGCGGCTGAACCAGGGACTGCCGGCCCGGATCGAAATGGGCCAGATCTTCTGCGGCGGACCGGACTCGGTCGCGGCCCAGATCCGCAAGATTCGCGAGGACGTCGGCGCCGGCGTGGTCAACCTGATCTTCCAGATCGGTGATCTGCCGCAGGACCGGGTGCTGCGTTCGATGAAACTCTTCGCCGACGAGGTCCTGCCGCAGATTCGGCAGCTCTGA